Proteins encoded by one window of Emticicia oligotrophica DSM 17448:
- a CDS encoding APC family permease, with translation MERSIWRKKPMSAFEADMKKSELKRVLTKWGLTSLGIGAIIGGGIFTLTGIAAHDHAGPALAIAFIIAAIGCTFASLCYSEFASILPVEGSAYAYSYGTIGEFFAWIIGWNLILEYMMGATTVAVAWSGYFEKFLHLFGIELPTVLMNDPYTAGEKLGLNGPTPAFNIAAFFITWIVTTILVRGIQESAKTNNIIVIVKLSVVIFVILVGAFFVKVDNWQPFIPERVIDADGTGHFGWSGVITAATIVFFAYIGFDAVSTQAGEAINPRKDVPFAIIASLVICTVLYILVSLVLTGMVKYDTLDLKAPVASAFADAGLPWAVFIITLAAVAGLTSVMLVMMLGQTRVFLGMAKDGLLPNFFKEIHPSFKTPWKSTLLVGLVVSVVSALTPIDKVSEMCSMGTLLAFAMISGAVLLLRYQKPDIERPYKAPAVWFVAPMGVLFNVFLMTQVRKETWHAFLIWSAIGITVYFLYSRNKSNLNKSES, from the coding sequence ATGGAAAGAAGTATTTGGCGTAAAAAGCCAATGTCAGCGTTTGAGGCTGATATGAAGAAATCAGAATTGAAAAGAGTCCTAACCAAATGGGGTCTTACCTCTCTTGGTATTGGGGCAATCATTGGTGGTGGTATTTTTACGCTTACAGGTATTGCAGCCCACGACCATGCGGGGCCGGCTCTTGCAATCGCATTTATTATTGCCGCTATCGGTTGTACATTTGCCTCACTATGCTACAGTGAATTTGCCTCAATCCTACCTGTAGAAGGCTCTGCTTATGCCTACTCTTATGGCACAATTGGAGAGTTTTTTGCTTGGATTATCGGTTGGAACCTAATATTGGAATATATGATGGGAGCTACTACGGTAGCGGTGGCTTGGTCTGGCTATTTTGAAAAATTCTTACACTTATTCGGAATCGAGCTTCCTACTGTATTAATGAATGACCCTTATACTGCTGGTGAAAAACTTGGACTAAACGGCCCAACTCCAGCTTTCAATATAGCGGCATTTTTCATTACCTGGATTGTTACTACTATTCTTGTCAGAGGTATCCAAGAATCAGCTAAAACAAATAATATCATCGTAATTGTTAAACTTAGCGTTGTGATTTTCGTGATTTTAGTTGGAGCCTTCTTCGTTAAAGTTGATAACTGGCAACCATTCATTCCGGAAAGAGTAATTGATGCTGATGGTACAGGCCATTTCGGATGGAGTGGAGTAATTACTGCCGCAACAATTGTATTCTTTGCCTATATTGGTTTCGATGCCGTTTCCACGCAAGCAGGTGAAGCTATTAATCCTAGAAAAGATGTGCCGTTTGCTATTATTGCCTCATTAGTTATTTGTACAGTACTTTACATTTTGGTCTCTTTGGTATTGACAGGTATGGTAAAATACGATACGCTTGACCTCAAAGCACCAGTTGCTTCTGCATTTGCAGATGCTGGCCTTCCGTGGGCGGTATTTATCATTACTTTAGCTGCCGTAGCTGGTTTAACTTCCGTAATGCTCGTGATGATGTTAGGCCAAACACGTGTATTCTTAGGAATGGCAAAAGATGGTCTTTTACCGAATTTCTTTAAGGAAATTCACCCAAGCTTCAAAACACCTTGGAAAAGCACATTATTAGTAGGATTGGTCGTGTCAGTTGTATCAGCCTTAACACCTATTGATAAAGTTTCTGAAATGTGTTCGATGGGTACACTCTTAGCTTTTGCAATGATTTCGGGTGCGGTACTATTACTTCGCTACCAAAAACCAGATATAGAACGCCCATATAAAGCCCCTGCAGTGTGGTTTGTAGCTCCAATGGGTGTGTTATTCAATGTATTCTTAATGACACAAGTTCGTAAAGAAACATGGCATGCATTCTTAATTTGGAGTGCAATTGGTATAACTGTCTATTTCCTTTATAGTAGAAATAAAAGTAATCTGAATAAATCTGAATCTTAA
- a CDS encoding PorP/SprF family type IX secretion system membrane protein → MKKLYWGIILLSFVYWNCIAQDAQFSQFYAAPMYQNPAFAGSAYAPRLIANYRNQWPSINANFVTSAFSVDHYLEKVNSGIGMMVVNDSQGPGRLKSTEVSGLYSYQIQVSEENFLRLGAQATYSNKSLDYLGLTFGDQYTNKGFSGNASTDPFASANNITPINFVDFSGGALFYNSRSWIGVSMHHINRPTYSFSTTAANSPIIGCPTGDCLPRKLSVSGGLKIPLENPYTNAANVDKEFSLSPAFLYKRQGKFDQLDLGFYATYSALTAGLWYRGIPIKKPNITRTNHDAIVFLLGYRQDNFSIGYSYDITISSLGFATGGSHEISIAYQFDPFERDNIRKRRNKKELSCPKF, encoded by the coding sequence ATGAAAAAACTCTATTGGGGAATTATCCTTCTGTCTTTTGTGTACTGGAATTGTATTGCTCAAGACGCTCAGTTTTCACAGTTTTATGCAGCACCGATGTATCAGAACCCTGCATTTGCGGGTAGTGCCTATGCACCGCGTCTGATTGCCAATTATCGTAACCAATGGCCATCAATCAATGCTAACTTTGTGACATCTGCTTTCTCTGTTGACCACTACCTTGAGAAAGTAAATAGTGGCATTGGAATGATGGTTGTGAATGACTCTCAAGGGCCTGGTAGATTAAAAAGTACAGAAGTTAGTGGTCTTTATTCATACCAAATTCAAGTAAGTGAAGAAAATTTTTTACGCTTAGGAGCACAAGCTACGTATTCGAATAAAAGCTTAGATTACTTAGGGTTAACTTTTGGAGATCAATATACCAATAAAGGGTTTTCGGGAAATGCATCGACAGACCCTTTTGCAAGTGCAAACAATATCACTCCTATCAATTTTGTTGATTTCAGTGGTGGGGCTTTGTTTTACAATAGTCGCTCATGGATAGGAGTATCTATGCACCACATTAATCGTCCGACATATTCATTTTCTACTACAGCAGCTAATAGCCCAATCATAGGTTGTCCAACAGGAGATTGTCTCCCCCGTAAATTGAGCGTGAGTGGTGGTTTAAAGATTCCGCTAGAGAATCCTTATACTAATGCGGCAAACGTAGATAAAGAGTTTTCATTATCGCCAGCCTTTTTATACAAACGTCAAGGAAAGTTTGACCAACTCGATTTGGGTTTTTATGCAACCTATTCAGCCCTTACTGCGGGTTTATGGTACAGAGGTATTCCAATAAAAAAACCTAATATTACTCGTACTAACCATGATGCCATTGTTTTTCTACTTGGTTATAGGCAAGATAACTTTTCCATCGGATACAGCTATGACATAACCATATCCAGTTTAGGCTTTGCAACTGGTGGCTCACATGAGATTTCTATTGCTTATCAGTTCGACCCTTTCGAAAGAGATAACATAAGAAAAAGAAGAAATAAAAAAGAACTTTCTTGCCCCAAATTTTAA
- the pbpC gene encoding penicillin-binding protein 1C gives MRSNIFMSLRIPPKLLQIIKYRSVKVPLFLLGLILILNILFPPKIEVNFSTIITDRNGQILHTFLSKDEKWRMFVTLEEITPVLRKAILAKEDKYFYYHFGVNPVAIIRATVNNVLKKRRTSGASTITMQVVRMLRPNKRTYLNKITEILRAIQLEIFYSKDEILQMYLNLVPYGSNIEGIKSASYLYFQKSPDRLSLAEVTTLAIIPNRPTSLRLGTRNPLITEERNKWLKRFEREKVFDSILINDAIREPLNAFRHEAPKEAPHLSIRLQKNFPTEAIIKASVSKAIQTKVEQMVANYVNRTRAMNINNAAVLVLNNETMQIEAYVGSAGFGDKIDAGQVDGIQAIRSPGSALKPLLYATAFDKGILTPKNIINDVPTNFNGFEPENFDKKFNGKVTVEFALANSLNIPAVKAIRDLGKVELIEKLKKADFQTIRKQEKDLGLSIVLGGCGVTLEEMTQLYASFANEGNWQKANYLFTENPQNSKVELLSSSATYLITEILAQIKRPDLPNNFDYTYRLPKISWKTGTSFGRRDAWSIGYNKKYTVGVWVGNFSGEGVPELSGAEIATPLLFQIFNTIDYNSSSQWFRQPQDVVSRQVCAESGDLPSEYCSNKILDYSIKNISHTHKCSHLKKVYVNLSESMSYCVQCLPSDAYKEKLYANLAPELISFYEQKHILYDKIPAHNPNCTRFFSGSTNAPLITNPNNGSEYYLSENDLQQMQLACQPANDVKEVYWYVNDKLLQKTPANKAIFFTATQGKVKISCTDDKGRSSSISIMVK, from the coding sequence ATGCGTAGCAATATTTTTATGTCTCTTAGAATACCGCCTAAATTACTGCAAATAATTAAGTATCGCTCAGTGAAAGTTCCCCTATTTCTTTTAGGGCTAATCTTAATATTGAATATACTATTTCCACCCAAAATAGAGGTAAACTTTTCTACCATCATCACTGACCGAAATGGACAAATACTACATACATTTTTGAGTAAAGATGAAAAATGGCGAATGTTTGTAACGCTTGAAGAAATTACGCCCGTACTTCGAAAAGCCATTTTGGCCAAAGAGGATAAATACTTTTATTATCATTTTGGTGTGAATCCTGTGGCAATTATACGTGCAACGGTAAACAATGTTTTGAAAAAACGTAGAACTTCAGGGGCAAGTACCATTACGATGCAAGTAGTGAGAATGTTACGACCAAACAAACGAACGTATCTCAATAAAATAACAGAAATTTTGAGGGCAATTCAATTGGAGATTTTTTATTCTAAAGATGAAATTCTACAAATGTATCTCAATTTGGTGCCTTATGGCTCAAATATCGAAGGAATTAAATCTGCTTCTTATTTATATTTTCAAAAATCACCCGATAGATTAAGCTTAGCAGAGGTGACAACACTGGCTATTATTCCAAACCGACCCACAAGCTTACGATTAGGTACAAGAAATCCACTAATTACTGAAGAACGCAATAAATGGCTGAAACGTTTTGAACGTGAAAAGGTATTCGACTCCATACTAATCAATGATGCTATCAGAGAACCACTCAATGCATTTAGGCACGAGGCCCCCAAAGAAGCTCCTCATCTTTCTATTAGATTACAGAAGAATTTTCCTACAGAAGCTATTATCAAGGCCAGTGTAAGTAAAGCCATTCAAACTAAGGTAGAACAAATGGTGGCTAACTATGTGAACCGAACACGTGCCATGAATATTAATAATGCAGCAGTATTAGTGCTCAATAATGAAACAATGCAAATAGAAGCTTATGTGGGTTCGGCAGGCTTTGGAGATAAAATTGATGCTGGACAAGTTGATGGTATTCAGGCTATTCGTTCGCCGGGGAGTGCCCTCAAACCATTGCTTTATGCAACGGCTTTCGATAAAGGAATCCTTACACCTAAGAATATTATTAATGATGTACCAACCAATTTTAATGGTTTTGAGCCTGAAAATTTCGATAAGAAATTCAATGGAAAAGTTACTGTTGAGTTTGCATTGGCCAATTCGTTGAATATTCCAGCAGTGAAAGCAATAAGAGATTTAGGAAAAGTAGAATTGATTGAGAAGCTTAAAAAAGCTGATTTTCAGACAATTAGAAAGCAAGAAAAAGACTTGGGGCTTTCAATTGTATTAGGAGGCTGCGGGGTGACTCTTGAAGAGATGACCCAATTATATGCTTCATTTGCTAACGAAGGAAATTGGCAAAAAGCTAATTATTTATTTACTGAGAATCCCCAAAACTCAAAAGTGGAATTACTCAGTTCATCAGCGACTTATCTAATTACTGAAATCTTGGCTCAAATCAAACGCCCCGATTTACCCAATAATTTTGACTATACGTATCGTTTGCCCAAAATTTCTTGGAAAACAGGCACATCCTTTGGGCGAAGAGATGCGTGGAGTATTGGCTACAATAAAAAATATACGGTTGGTGTATGGGTTGGAAATTTCTCGGGAGAAGGTGTGCCAGAGCTAAGTGGTGCAGAAATAGCCACCCCACTCTTATTTCAGATTTTTAATACAATTGATTATAATAGTTCAAGCCAGTGGTTTCGACAACCCCAAGATGTCGTTTCTCGACAAGTGTGTGCAGAGTCGGGCGATTTACCTAGTGAGTATTGCAGCAATAAAATATTAGATTATTCAATAAAAAATATTTCGCACACGCACAAGTGTTCGCATTTGAAAAAAGTATATGTAAACCTTTCAGAATCAATGAGTTATTGTGTGCAATGTTTGCCCTCAGATGCTTACAAAGAAAAATTATACGCAAACCTTGCTCCAGAATTAATAAGTTTTTACGAACAGAAGCATATTCTGTATGATAAAATACCAGCACATAACCCTAATTGTACGCGTTTTTTCAGCGGAAGTACGAACGCACCTTTAATTACAAACCCTAACAATGGTAGTGAATATTATTTAAGCGAAAATGATTTGCAACAAATGCAATTGGCTTGTCAACCAGCCAATGATGTAAAGGAAGTTTATTGGTATGTAAATGATAAATTATTGCAGAAAACACCTGCCAATAAGGCTATTTTCTTTACAGCAACACAAGGTAAGGTAAAAATATCGTGCACAGATGATAAAGGAAGAAGTAGTAGTATAAGTATAATGGTGAAATAG
- a CDS encoding PKD domain-containing protein — protein sequence MKGRISVSLRIFLLIATFTYISFDSIAQFYVGGKLCIGSAAPTTPPASSGSSSSNTTTDCTGEPTIFFDEDKDATAWQWNFGDPNSTTDVSNLRNPQYFYSIPGKYTVTLIRTVNGTVQPPVTKEITISEPPEQPLLLGKAKGETTVCDGKTLTLDPYSQKTPPPGVKFLWFPGGETTQTINVTKTGCYSVEVFDAAGGCSRIAQINVKFCLQESNGGGTEKWYFGDGATLDFQAITGSPIPRDPLASSGALFGDPQQNQPVFVPTPATASNPVKSPEGVAMVYDPKGSLVFYTDGIDVYDADNNLVPAIPSLTDGKLDGTNTATQSAVIIPKNTCNECPHHLYYIYTINKNTGLLSYSVVDIRRNNGKGAIIEKNVPVNLQTSQRITAIKTQDETGFYVYSHDAGTNTFRILKVESTGTTEFTQNLGLVHDDATSQQGYMKISGTGAKLAIAVVKGGKNYVEVFDINPATGRLGSSPLTIDLGIPAPPNVYGVEFSDDEKKLYVTLKGDPTKGETSYLYQLNLILNDPKEITNKKIKIDESAILSFGALQSGPVNGPGNKSIYMAIEGSRYIPYIQLPNELGNASVVGYQPITGGSGADLLGTSGWGFPNVIQAKQNQEGEGLGATYEGNCQNQPTIFKTEGVCSPMKAEATWDFGDGTTGTGLTTSHIYTKPGKYKIKLMLTVYSETVVSQNINIPLLNNLLGNALKEKCKDFIVNDEIYIKPTPELNLPDETFVCIPDGEKITLDPKGQNLDNPKYLWNYESRTTPTIEVNAAGIVSVKVTNVFANATTCLATDNVEVKEGCEPRLFVPEIFTVNNDYINDVLDIPHAYIKDFDLRIYNRWGEIIFESSDPDNRWDGSYKGEVMAPMMYAYVVSYKSSYFPNREKITKRGGIFLVN from the coding sequence ATGAAAGGTCGTATCAGTGTTTCACTTCGGATTTTTTTGCTGATTGCCACATTTACATACATATCTTTCGATTCAATCGCACAGTTTTATGTAGGAGGCAAGTTGTGTATCGGTTCTGCCGCTCCGACAACTCCGCCCGCGTCATCGGGTTCTTCTTCTTCAAATACTACCACAGATTGTACAGGCGAACCTACCATATTTTTTGATGAAGATAAAGATGCAACTGCTTGGCAGTGGAATTTTGGAGACCCTAACTCTACTACTGATGTATCGAATCTTCGTAATCCCCAGTATTTTTATTCAATACCTGGCAAATATACCGTAACACTTATTCGAACGGTAAATGGAACAGTTCAGCCACCCGTTACTAAAGAAATTACAATAAGCGAACCTCCAGAACAACCCTTACTTTTAGGAAAAGCAAAGGGGGAGACAACGGTTTGTGATGGAAAAACATTAACGCTCGACCCATACAGTCAGAAGACACCACCGCCGGGAGTAAAGTTCTTGTGGTTTCCTGGTGGAGAAACTACTCAGACCATCAATGTAACAAAAACAGGGTGTTATTCGGTTGAGGTTTTTGACGCAGCTGGGGGGTGTTCAAGAATAGCACAAATAAATGTTAAGTTTTGTCTGCAAGAATCTAATGGTGGCGGTACTGAAAAATGGTATTTTGGTGATGGAGCAACATTAGATTTTCAGGCTATTACTGGAAGCCCGATTCCGAGAGACCCCTTAGCAAGTAGCGGAGCTTTATTTGGAGATCCACAGCAAAATCAACCAGTGTTTGTACCCACACCAGCTACTGCTAGTAATCCAGTAAAATCGCCTGAAGGTGTAGCAATGGTTTATGACCCAAAAGGCTCTTTAGTTTTTTACACTGACGGAATCGATGTCTATGACGCTGATAATAACCTCGTGCCAGCAATTCCGTCATTAACCGATGGAAAGCTAGATGGCACTAACACCGCCACTCAATCGGCAGTAATCATTCCTAAAAATACATGTAATGAGTGTCCTCATCACTTATATTATATCTACACTATTAATAAAAACACAGGGTTATTGTCTTATAGTGTAGTAGATATTCGTAGAAATAATGGTAAAGGTGCAATAATTGAGAAAAATGTTCCTGTTAATTTACAGACTAGTCAAAGAATTACAGCAATTAAGACTCAAGATGAAACAGGTTTTTATGTTTATTCACATGATGCCGGAACAAATACATTTAGAATTTTGAAGGTAGAGTCAACTGGAACAACAGAATTTACGCAAAATTTGGGTTTAGTTCACGATGATGCTACTAGCCAGCAAGGGTATATGAAAATTTCAGGTACTGGAGCGAAACTAGCGATTGCTGTGGTAAAAGGGGGTAAAAATTATGTTGAAGTTTTCGATATTAACCCTGCGACTGGGCGTTTGGGAAGTTCTCCACTTACGATAGACTTGGGCATACCAGCCCCGCCCAATGTATATGGAGTAGAGTTTTCAGATGATGAAAAAAAACTATATGTAACTCTAAAAGGAGACCCAACTAAAGGAGAAACATCATACTTGTATCAGCTTAACTTAATTCTGAATGACCCCAAAGAAATAACCAATAAAAAAATAAAAATAGATGAATCTGCTATTCTATCATTCGGGGCTTTGCAAAGTGGGCCTGTAAATGGGCCAGGTAATAAATCTATCTACATGGCTATAGAAGGTAGTAGGTATATACCTTACATTCAACTTCCAAACGAATTAGGTAATGCAAGTGTTGTTGGATATCAACCTATTACTGGTGGTTCTGGTGCCGACTTGTTAGGTACAAGTGGCTGGGGGTTCCCGAATGTTATTCAAGCAAAACAAAATCAAGAAGGAGAAGGTTTAGGGGCAACTTATGAAGGGAATTGCCAGAATCAACCAACTATATTTAAAACCGAGGGTGTGTGTAGTCCAATGAAGGCCGAGGCAACTTGGGATTTTGGCGATGGAACTACAGGCACTGGTTTAACAACTTCACATATTTATACCAAGCCTGGAAAATATAAAATCAAACTGATGTTAACTGTTTATTCTGAGACAGTAGTAAGTCAGAATATAAATATCCCCTTGTTAAACAATTTATTGGGAAATGCATTAAAAGAGAAATGTAAGGATTTTATAGTAAATGATGAAATTTATATCAAGCCTACACCAGAACTAAACCTACCAGATGAAACTTTTGTCTGTATTCCTGATGGAGAAAAAATAACACTTGACCCCAAGGGGCAAAACTTAGATAATCCTAAGTATCTATGGAACTATGAAAGCCGTACAACACCAACAATTGAAGTTAATGCTGCAGGAATTGTTAGCGTAAAAGTTACTAATGTTTTTGCAAATGCAACCACCTGTTTAGCCACAGATAATGTTGAGGTAAAAGAAGGATGTGAGCCCCGATTATTTGTTCCTGAAATATTTACTGTAAATAATGATTATATTAATGATGTCCTTGATATACCTCATGCTTACATTAAAGACTTTGATTTACGGATTTATAATCGTTGGGGGGAAATAATATTTGAGTCTAGTGACCCTGATAATAGATGGGATGGCAGCTATAAAGGCGAAGTTATGGCTCCAATGATGTATGCCTACGTGGTAAGTTATAAGAGCTCTTACTTTCCCAATCGTGAAAAGATAACCAAAAGAGGGGGAATCTTTTTGGTGAATTAA
- a CDS encoding prohibitin family protein: MFFLTIGVVILLAGFAINTPSLQFSRFARPLKFIGIFLILLGLTSASIKQIDAGKVGVQTLFGKVQDGTLTSGLNFINPLVDVAEFDTRTQNYTMSGVHDEGSKNGDDAIRVLSSDGLEVVIDLTVLYRVQPEQAPTILKKIGVNYEDVIVRPITRTRIRDISAYYEAVALYSTKRDEFQGRIFKAIEADFKTRGLVLEQLLVRNINLPESVKKTIESKINAEQEAQKMQFVLQKEKQEAERKRVEAQGISDYQRIITTTLTDKQLQYEMIKAQKEIAISPNAKVIIMGSKGNTPVILNDK, translated from the coding sequence ATGTTTTTCTTAACTATCGGAGTCGTTATTTTGCTAGCGGGCTTTGCTATCAATACTCCCTCACTACAATTTTCTCGTTTTGCACGTCCACTTAAATTCATCGGCATTTTCTTAATCCTTTTAGGGCTCACATCGGCTAGTATTAAGCAAATAGATGCTGGTAAAGTTGGTGTTCAAACACTTTTTGGTAAAGTACAAGACGGTACACTGACGAGTGGTCTGAACTTCATAAACCCGCTTGTTGATGTAGCCGAATTTGATACCCGTACACAAAATTACACCATGTCGGGAGTGCATGATGAGGGTAGCAAAAATGGAGATGATGCCATTCGAGTACTTTCTTCAGATGGCTTAGAAGTCGTGATTGACCTAACGGTGCTTTACCGAGTTCAACCAGAGCAAGCTCCTACAATCTTGAAAAAAATTGGTGTCAACTACGAAGATGTAATTGTTCGACCAATTACCCGCACACGTATTCGAGATATTTCGGCCTATTATGAAGCAGTTGCTCTTTATTCAACCAAAAGAGATGAATTTCAGGGTAGAATTTTTAAAGCAATTGAAGCCGACTTTAAAACTCGTGGATTAGTTCTTGAACAACTTTTAGTGAGGAATATCAATTTGCCCGAATCGGTCAAGAAAACTATTGAATCAAAAATAAATGCCGAACAAGAAGCACAAAAAATGCAATTTGTTTTACAAAAAGAAAAGCAAGAAGCCGAACGTAAACGTGTAGAAGCACAAGGTATTTCTGATTATCAAAGAATTATTACAACTACTCTTACAGATAAGCAGCTTCAATATGAAATGATTAAAGCTCAAAAAGAAATTGCTATTTCGCCAAATGCTAAGGTAATTATTATGGGTAGTAAAGGAAATACACCTGTAATTTTAAACGATAAGTAG
- a CDS encoding KdsC family phosphatase, with the protein MDIKLKSQLRKITTFIFDVDGVLTDATVIALRGGELARVFNVKDGYAIGKAVRSGFRIAIISGGKEESIRERLSPLGVKDIFLGVGTDQKLGVFDKYIADNNLSAEEVVFMGDDLPDWEIMKHRGVLSACPADAVEEIIEVANYNATRKGGDCAVREVIELVMKEQGKWMKIF; encoded by the coding sequence ATGGATATTAAATTAAAATCGCAATTAAGAAAAATCACAACGTTCATTTTTGATGTAGATGGTGTTTTAACTGATGCCACCGTAATTGCACTCCGAGGAGGCGAATTGGCTCGTGTTTTCAATGTTAAAGATGGCTATGCGATTGGGAAAGCTGTTCGTTCTGGTTTTAGAATTGCCATTATTTCGGGCGGAAAAGAAGAAAGTATTAGAGAAAGACTTTCCCCTCTAGGTGTAAAAGATATTTTTCTTGGCGTAGGAACCGACCAAAAACTTGGTGTTTTTGATAAATATATTGCTGATAATAATCTTTCTGCCGAAGAAGTTGTATTTATGGGCGATGATTTACCCGATTGGGAAATTATGAAACATCGTGGGGTACTTTCAGCTTGTCCAGCCGATGCGGTGGAAGAAATCATAGAGGTAGCTAATTATAATGCTACTCGCAAAGGCGGAGATTGTGCCGTTCGTGAAGTCATTGAGTTAGTGATGAAAGAGCAAGGAAAGTGGATGAAGATTTTTTAA
- the ruvB gene encoding Holliday junction branch migration DNA helicase RuvB: MRQDYIKGDGDGLSPVEKEIEKALRPLSFDDFTGQDKILENLKVFVLAAKQRKEALDHVLLHGPPGLGKTTLSNIIANELGTNIKITSGPVLDKPSDLAGLLTNLEPFDVLFIDEIHRLNPIVEEYLYSAMEDYRIDIMLDSGPNARSVQIGLNPFTLIGATTRSGLLTSPLRARFGINSRLEYYDAELLTKIVKRSAFILNTPINDDGAYEIARRSRGTPRIANNLLRRTRDFAQVKGNGKITVEIAQMALTALDVDQDGLDEMDNRILQTIIEKFKGGPVGLSTIATAVGEEAETIEEVYEPFLIQEGYLKRTARGREATEKAYKHLNILPKYRLGELF, encoded by the coding sequence ATGCGACAAGACTACATAAAAGGCGACGGCGATGGACTCTCTCCCGTAGAAAAGGAGATAGAAAAGGCTTTAAGACCTCTTTCTTTTGATGATTTTACGGGACAAGATAAAATTCTTGAAAATCTAAAAGTTTTCGTTTTGGCTGCAAAGCAACGAAAAGAAGCACTCGACCATGTGTTACTTCATGGCCCCCCAGGACTTGGAAAAACTACGCTATCAAATATTATTGCCAACGAATTAGGCACAAACATCAAAATTACATCGGGGCCAGTTTTAGATAAGCCAAGTGATTTGGCAGGTTTACTTACTAATTTAGAGCCTTTTGATGTATTATTTATTGATGAGATACATCGCTTAAACCCCATTGTGGAAGAATATTTATACTCTGCAATGGAGGATTACAGAATAGATATCATGCTCGATTCTGGCCCCAATGCTCGGAGTGTACAAATAGGCCTCAATCCATTTACTTTAATAGGAGCTACAACCCGTTCTGGGCTTCTTACCTCGCCACTTCGGGCAAGGTTTGGCATTAACTCACGCTTGGAGTATTATGATGCAGAATTATTAACTAAAATCGTTAAGCGTTCGGCTTTTATACTCAACACACCTATTAATGATGATGGAGCTTACGAAATAGCTCGTAGAAGCCGCGGAACACCCCGTATTGCGAATAATCTCCTTCGTCGTACAAGAGATTTTGCCCAAGTAAAAGGTAATGGTAAAATAACCGTTGAAATTGCACAAATGGCATTGACTGCCCTCGATGTAGACCAAGATGGGCTCGACGAAATGGATAACAGAATTTTGCAAACAATCATAGAAAAGTTTAAAGGCGGCCCAGTGGGTTTATCAACTATTGCAACGGCAGTAGGGGAAGAAGCCGAAACCATTGAAGAAGTTTACGAACCATTCTTAATACAAGAGGGCTATTTAAAACGCACAGCTCGTGGTCGAGAGGCTACAGAAAAGGCCTACAAACACCTGAATATCTTGCCTAAATACCGTCTCGGAGAATTATTTTAA
- the cysC gene encoding adenylyl-sulfate kinase, whose product MHLKNELRLKSLLKGISWRLVGTVDTLFIAYIITGDTIKSLSIGGVEVFTKILLFYIHERAWSKVSEKYWNKAKKIFSFAQPKNNIINSDEWLVNRSMREQKNNHSGCVIWLTGLSGAGKTTIARYLEQKLFGDGYAVKILDGDNLRSGLNADLGFSEEDRKENIRRTAELAKAFVDTGFITIVSLITPKESFRELAKQIIGEKDFHLIYIDASLEECERRDVKGLYAKARRGEIKDFTGISARNTFEKPIDSKLILNTQETNVNACVFELYSFINTVSTFSGLPDSNFHK is encoded by the coding sequence ATGCATTTAAAAAATGAATTGAGGCTCAAAAGCCTTTTAAAAGGCATAAGTTGGAGGTTAGTAGGTACAGTTGACACTCTATTTATTGCTTATATTATTACAGGCGATACAATAAAATCATTATCTATTGGAGGAGTAGAAGTATTTACCAAAATACTTCTATTTTATATACACGAAAGAGCTTGGAGTAAAGTTTCAGAAAAATATTGGAATAAGGCAAAAAAAATTTTTTCATTTGCCCAGCCTAAAAATAATATCATAAATAGTGACGAATGGTTGGTTAATCGTTCGATGAGAGAGCAAAAAAACAATCATAGCGGGTGTGTTATTTGGTTGACGGGGTTATCAGGTGCAGGTAAAACAACTATTGCAAGATATTTAGAACAAAAGCTTTTTGGTGATGGATATGCTGTGAAAATTCTTGATGGTGATAATTTACGAAGTGGTTTAAATGCTGATTTAGGATTTTCAGAGGAAGATAGGAAAGAAAATATTCGTAGAACAGCCGAACTTGCAAAGGCCTTTGTTGATACAGGTTTTATTACAATTGTCTCGTTAATAACTCCCAAAGAGTCTTTCAGAGAGTTAGCAAAGCAAATAATCGGGGAGAAGGATTTTCATTTAATTTATATTGATGCTTCCTTAGAAGAATGTGAAAGAAGAGATGTGAAAGGCTTGTACGCAAAGGCAAGAAGAGGCGAAATTAAGGATTTTACTGGGATTTCTGCACGAAATACATTTGAAAAGCCAATAGATAGTAAACTTATTTTAAATACTCAAGAAACAAATGTAAATGCTTGTGTTTTTGAGCTTTACTCTTTCATAAATACAGTTAGTACTTTTTCAGGTTTACCAGATAGTAATTTTCACAAATAA